Proteins found in one Primulina eburnea isolate SZY01 chromosome 16, ASM2296580v1, whole genome shotgun sequence genomic segment:
- the LOC140816147 gene encoding uncharacterized protein, with protein sequence MRATKLEDSYYFQVRKYTFKHTCSLDFRHNGHKQASSWAIGQHIKSRLQDLNQSCKPSTIIGDIRREFGINLSYRKAWKAKERALEFIRGSPEDRPSIRGFHSSMKPVICVDSTFLKCKYKGTLVVATCQDANGKIYPIAWGIVDSENDSSWSWFMSKLKEQMEIYGKNEKYLEDAGYDSWSRVHFKGNRYNIMTSNNAESMNSLLKSQMDYPITALIEHIQPVMQKWFYERSAEAEACTTQLTPKLEEILRKTLDASSILIVNPIAAHEFQVGLDKTNMNVVNIAQLTCSCKKFDILEISCRHALVAAISRGISIYSLCFEYYRTTCWRIFHAEPIHPVDNLHKLVDSRRS encoded by the exons ATGAGGGCAACAAAGCTAGAAGATTCATACTACTTTCAGGTTCGTAAATACACATTTAAGCATACATGTTCATTGGATTTCCGGCATAATGGACACAAGCAAGCAAGTAGTTGGGCAATCGGTCAGCACATCAAGTCGAGATTGCAAGATCTTAACCAATCGTGTAAGCCGTCTACCATAATTGGTGATATACGTAGAGAATTTGGTATAAACTTGAGTTATCGAAAGGCATGGAAGGCCAAAGAGCGTGCACTTGAGTTTATTAGGGGGTCACCTGAAGACA GACCAAGTATACGTGGTTTCCATTCTTCCATGAAACCAGTTATATGTGTAGATAGTACATTTTTGAAATGTAAATACAAAGGGACATTGGTAGTTGCAACATGTCAAGATGCTAATGGAAAAATTTATCCAATTGCTTGGGGAATTGTGGATTCTGAGAATGATTCATCATGGTCGTGGTTTATGTCAAAATTGAAAGAACAAATGG AAATATACGGAAagaatgaaaaatatttggaGGATGCAGGTTATGATTCTTGGTCACGAGTTCATTTTAAAGGGAACCGCTATAATATTATGACATCAAATAATGCCGAGTCTATGAATTCTTTGTTAAAATCTCAAATGGATTATCCGATCACTGCGTTGATTGAACATATACAACCAGTTATGCAAAAATGGTTTTATGAGCGTAGTGCAGAAGCGGAAGCATGCACGACACAATTGACTCCAAAGCTTGAAGAAATCTTACGCAAGACACTTGATGCTTCTTCAATTCTCATAGTGAATCCTATAGCAGCACACGAGTTTCAGGTTGGTTTGGATAAGACTAACATGAATGTTGTGAATATTGCACAACTTACATGTTCATGTAAGAAATTTGACATATTAGAAATTTCATGTAGACACGCCCTTGTTGCTGCAATTTCAAGAGGGATTTCAATTTATAGTTTGTGTTTTGAATATTATAGAACTACATGTTGGAGAATATTCCATGCTGAGCCAATTCATCCTGTAGATAACCTACATAAATTGGTTGATTCCAGAAGAAGTTGA